In Nitrospirota bacterium, one DNA window encodes the following:
- a CDS encoding homoserine dehydrogenase has product MTGKPEINVGIIGFGTVGTGTARILLKQAKEIERRIGFPVRLKRIADLDIKKDRGLKLPKGVLVNDVSAVINDPEIDIVVELIGGIHPAKEFVLNALTNSRHVVTANKALLATEGRLLFNAAKKHKVALGFEAAVAGAIPIIKIVRESMAGDRIRSIYGIINGTANYILSKMTYEGMDFTTALNEAKALGYAEADPTFDIEGIDSAHKIAILASLCFGLPFSFRKIYTEGITGIAPIDIQFATEFGYKIKLLAIAKQSGSEVEVRVHPTMLPKDYLISNVNGVLNAVYIESEAAGPGLYYGRGAGEMPTGNAVVSDIIDIARGIKNCSHQRIQGLGMPENSDITFMNMEDVNTSYYLRLSALDKPGVISKISGILGKHNISIRSMIQKGREKKAVPVVMMTHKAREKDMTKALREINKLSSVTEKTVYIRVEGEEE; this is encoded by the coding sequence ATGACGGGTAAACCAGAAATAAATGTAGGCATAATAGGCTTCGGCACTGTAGGGACAGGAACGGCGCGTATCCTGTTGAAGCAGGCTAAGGAGATCGAGAGAAGAATAGGTTTTCCGGTCAGGCTTAAGAGAATTGCAGATCTTGATATTAAGAAGGACAGGGGATTAAAACTTCCCAAGGGTGTGCTCGTCAATGATGTGTCCGCTGTTATTAACGACCCTGAGATAGATATAGTTGTCGAGCTTATTGGAGGAATCCATCCTGCAAAGGAATTTGTTCTTAATGCCTTAACGAATTCCAGGCATGTTGTCACAGCAAATAAGGCTCTTCTTGCGACTGAAGGCCGGCTTCTGTTCAATGCCGCAAAGAAGCATAAAGTAGCCCTCGGTTTTGAGGCAGCTGTTGCAGGCGCCATCCCTATAATCAAGATTGTGCGCGAGTCAATGGCAGGCGACAGGATCAGGTCTATATACGGGATAATCAACGGCACAGCCAACTATATACTTTCAAAGATGACCTATGAGGGAATGGATTTCACAACCGCTCTCAATGAGGCGAAGGCGCTTGGATATGCGGAAGCAGACCCGACCTTTGATATAGAAGGGATAGATTCAGCCCACAAGATAGCGATACTTGCTTCACTCTGTTTCGGGCTTCCATTCTCTTTCAGGAAAATATATACAGAGGGCATAACAGGCATTGCTCCGATCGATATTCAGTTCGCAACTGAGTTCGGCTACAAGATAAAACTTCTTGCCATAGCCAAACAGTCAGGCAGCGAAGTCGAAGTAAGAGTGCATCCAACGATGCTGCCCAAGGACTATCTCATTTCAAATGTGAACGGTGTCCTTAACGCTGTATACATTGAAAGCGAGGCAGCAGGCCCGGGATTGTACTACGGCAGAGGAGCCGGAGAGATGCCGACCGGCAATGCGGTTGTCAGCGATATAATTGATATAGCAAGGGGCATAAAGAACTGTTCTCATCAGAGAATACAGGGATTGGGTATGCCTGAGAATTCCGATATTACATTTATGAATATGGAGGATGTCAATACTTCATACTATCTGAGATTGTCAGCTTTGGATAAACCGGGAGTCATCTCAAAGATATCCGGCATCCTGGGAAAACATAATATAAGCATCAGATCAATGATACAGAAGGGTAGGGAGAAGAAGGCTGTGCCGGTTGTGATGATGACCCATAAGGCAAGGGAAAAGGATATGACAAAGGCGCTGAGGGAGATCAATAAACTCTCAAGTGTTACAGAAAAGACGGTATATATAAGAGTTGAGGGCGAAGAGGAATAG
- a CDS encoding aminotransferase class I/II-fold pyridoxal phosphate-dependent enzyme, giving the protein MYEFNRVKRLPPYVFAIVNKIKMEARRRGEDIIDLGMGNPDLPTPKHIVDKLCEASLNPKNHRYSASKGITQLRLAMAEWYKRRFDVDLDHETEVVVTIGSKEGLSHLAYAIIEPGDLVLTPAPAYPIHPYSFILAGGDVRSIPVQKDIDFFKSMEDAFKSAWPRPKVLLINFPHNPTTACTELPFFEKIVDFAKENNIIVIHDFAYADLVFDGYKAPSFMQAKGAKDVGVEFFSLTKSYSMAGWRVGFCVGNPEVVGALTTIKSYLDYGMFQPIQIASIIALRGDQNCVGEIAKTYEHRRDVLIQGLNAAGWHIEPPKATMFAWAEIPDEFKSMGSLEFTKFLLKEAGVAVSPGIGFGQAGEGFVRFALVENEHRIRQATRGIKKALGSG; this is encoded by the coding sequence ATGTACGAGTTCAATAGAGTAAAACGCCTTCCGCCTTATGTCTTTGCCATTGTAAACAAGATCAAGATGGAGGCAAGAAGAAGGGGAGAGGATATTATCGACCTTGGAATGGGCAACCCTGACCTTCCGACACCCAAGCATATTGTTGACAAGCTTTGTGAGGCATCTCTGAATCCGAAGAACCACAGGTATTCAGCTTCTAAAGGCATAACTCAGTTAAGGCTGGCGATGGCTGAATGGTATAAGAGGCGTTTTGATGTTGACCTTGATCATGAGACTGAGGTTGTTGTCACTATCGGCTCAAAAGAGGGGCTCTCCCATCTTGCATATGCGATAATCGAACCCGGAGACCTTGTTCTTACGCCTGCGCCTGCTTATCCGATCCATCCATATAGTTTTATCCTTGCAGGTGGAGATGTAAGAAGCATACCTGTTCAAAAAGATATTGACTTCTTCAAGAGCATGGAAGATGCTTTTAAATCCGCTTGGCCGAGGCCAAAGGTGCTGCTCATAAACTTTCCGCATAATCCGACAACCGCATGCACTGAACTGCCGTTCTTTGAGAAGATCGTTGATTTTGCGAAAGAGAATAATATTATCGTTATCCATGATTTTGCTTATGCCGACCTTGTGTTTGACGGTTATAAAGCGCCGAGCTTTATGCAGGCAAAGGGCGCAAAGGATGTTGGAGTGGAATTTTTCTCGCTTACAAAAAGCTATTCCATGGCCGGCTGGAGAGTCGGGTTCTGTGTTGGGAATCCTGAAGTTGTAGGCGCGCTGACTACCATAAAGAGCTATCTGGATTATGGAATGTTCCAGCCGATACAGATAGCAAGCATTATCGCGTTAAGGGGCGATCAGAACTGTGTAGGTGAAATAGCAAAGACTTATGAACACAGAAGGGATGTGCTTATTCAGGGACTGAATGCTGCTGGATGGCATATAGAACCACCAAAGGCTACCATGTTTGCATGGGCTGAGATACCCGATGAATTCAAGAGCATGGGTTCTCTTGAGTTTACAAAGTTTCTCTTAAAAGAGGCGGGTGTTGCCGTCTCTCCGGGAATAGGTTTCGGCCAGGCAGGCGAAGGTTTTGTCAGATTCGCGCTTGTTGAGAATGAGCACAGAATAAGACAGGCGACAAGAGGCATTAAGAAGGCATTGGGTTCAGGTTAA
- the lipA gene encoding lipoyl synthase has protein sequence MRHPDWIKVPMSGTHKTKKLLRDHGVSTVCEEARCPNQGKCFSRNVATFMILGDRCTRNCSFCAVESAPPFPVDIDEPEKVADAAHALGLRFVVVTSVTRDDLPDGGAGQFAATIHSLRRKINGIKVEVLTPDFRGDIASLKTVLDAGPDVYNHNLETVPRLYAEIRQMADYSISLNVLKSSKTFFPEIRTKSGIMLGLGEKRPEVISVMEDLRSVNCDFLTIGQYLRPGRDNPAVVEYVRPEIFEQYKKIGLEMGFKAVASSPLTRSSMNADEMYNEIKI, from the coding sequence ATGCGTCATCCTGATTGGATAAAGGTTCCAATGTCAGGAACACACAAAACAAAGAAGTTGCTGAGAGATCATGGCGTCTCAACAGTATGCGAAGAGGCAAGGTGTCCTAACCAGGGCAAGTGCTTCTCCCGTAATGTGGCTACTTTCATGATCCTTGGCGACAGGTGCACAAGGAACTGCTCTTTCTGCGCAGTTGAATCCGCGCCACCTTTTCCTGTAGACATTGACGAACCGGAGAAGGTGGCTGATGCCGCGCATGCGCTCGGGCTGAGATTTGTCGTAGTGACCTCTGTTACAAGAGATGACCTTCCTGATGGAGGAGCGGGCCAGTTTGCCGCAACCATCCATTCGTTAAGGAGAAAGATAAATGGGATAAAGGTCGAGGTGCTCACACCTGATTTCAGGGGTGATATTGCTTCTCTAAAGACTGTGCTTGACGCAGGGCCTGATGTATATAACCATAACCTTGAGACCGTTCCCAGGCTATACGCTGAAATACGACAGATGGCTGATTACTCAATTTCTCTGAATGTGTTAAAATCATCCAAGACTTTTTTTCCTGAGATCAGGACAAAATCAGGAATAATGCTTGGGCTCGGCGAGAAAAGGCCGGAAGTAATATCTGTCATGGAGGACCTTAGAAGCGTTAACTGCGACTTCCTGACCATCGGTCAGTACTTAAGGCCTGGCAGAGATAATCCGGCTGTTGTAGAATATGTGAGGCCTGAGATTTTTGAGCAGTATAAAAAGATCGGGCTTGAGATGGGCTTTAAGGCGGTTGCTTCATCGCCTCTGACACGAAGCTCCATGAATGCTGATGAGATGTACAATGAGATCAAAATATAA
- the bioD gene encoding dethiobiotin synthase, with protein MTGRGFFITGTDTGVGKTFVAAGIIRALTLMGYSACPVKPVETGCAMRGGVLVPVDALELLEASGLSEPLDIVNPYRFRHALAPSVAAEEDNAVISKKKIIAFYNKLRKKYDFTIVEGSGGLMAPLYKKYLFINLIKEMEIPLIIVARPGLGTINHTLLTLKAARAEGITVTGVILNHSKKAEKDMSVSSNPFMIKSIGKVNMLGEIPFSINSESVLIKDKFKNIVNNLLSNKSIRTY; from the coding sequence TTGACCGGAAGAGGTTTTTTTATAACCGGAACTGACACAGGGGTAGGCAAGACCTTTGTAGCGGCCGGCATAATAAGGGCATTAACTTTAATGGGATACAGTGCTTGTCCTGTCAAGCCTGTTGAAACAGGCTGCGCCATGAGAGGCGGTGTTTTAGTGCCTGTTGATGCTCTTGAACTTTTAGAAGCATCCGGGCTCAGCGAACCGCTTGATATTGTGAATCCGTACAGGTTCAGGCATGCTCTTGCGCCTTCAGTTGCGGCTGAAGAAGATAATGCCGTTATCAGCAAGAAGAAAATAATAGCTTTTTATAATAAGCTTAGAAAGAAATATGATTTCACGATTGTCGAAGGCTCCGGCGGTTTGATGGCGCCGCTTTACAAAAAATATCTGTTCATTAACCTTATTAAAGAAATGGAGATTCCTCTCATAATAGTCGCGAGGCCGGGGCTTGGGACTATAAACCATACGCTTCTCACATTAAAGGCCGCGAGGGCTGAAGGAATAACTGTCACAGGTGTGATACTTAACCACTCAAAGAAAGCGGAGAAAGATATGTCTGTCAGTTCCAACCCGTTTATGATAAAAAGTATCGGCAAGGTGAATATGCTTGGTGAAATACCATTTTCAATAAATTCAGAGTCTGTCTTAATTAAAGATAAATTCAAGAATATTGTGAACAATTTATTGTCAAACAAAAGTATTCGTACATATTGA
- a CDS encoding YkgJ family cysteine cluster protein, with product MAKDNKVKKPTVKATFKDDSICIKCPSLCCFDLTYTITKPRTRADIDELKWDLQYDIVNVYIKNKRWYETFKGKCMYLDNNNLCRIYDKRPKKCRDHLPPACEKFGEYYDVLISSPEELEKYLKK from the coding sequence ATGGCTAAAGATAACAAAGTAAAAAAACCAACAGTCAAAGCAACTTTTAAAGATGACAGCATCTGCATCAAATGCCCGTCTCTCTGCTGCTTCGATCTCACATATACCATCACAAAACCCAGAACAAGGGCTGATATTGATGAGCTTAAGTGGGACCTTCAGTATGACATCGTTAATGTATACATCAAAAACAAAAGGTGGTATGAGACATTCAAAGGAAAGTGCATGTATCTTGACAATAACAATCTGTGCAGGATATATGACAAGCGCCCTAAAAAGTGCAGGGACCACCTGCCCCCGGCCTGTGAAAAATTCGGAGAATATTATGATGTACTGATATCATCTCCTGAAGAGCTGGAAAAATACCTCAAAAAATAA
- a CDS encoding PilZ domain-containing protein: MEKRESKRVSLSVDAEITTRGNSYSVSVENISQKGMCLVAPTSETVEDFIPGTTLGISFSAPTGEKISQHCEIKWLRIDAEPLIGLIYNIGMQAIAPPPIYNEVYMKLL; this comes from the coding sequence ATGGAAAAAAGAGAATCCAAAAGAGTCAGCTTGAGTGTTGATGCCGAGATAACAACCAGAGGCAATTCATATTCCGTCTCTGTCGAAAACATATCTCAAAAAGGCATGTGCCTGGTTGCCCCGACTTCTGAAACGGTTGAAGACTTTATCCCCGGCACAACATTGGGAATAAGTTTTTCTGCGCCAACCGGTGAAAAGATATCACAGCACTGCGAGATAAAGTGGCTGAGGATAGATGCCGAACCTCTTATCGGCCTGATATACAATATCGGGATGCAGGCGATAGCGCCTCCGCCGATATACAATGAAGTTTACATGAAGCTTTTATAA
- the bioF gene encoding 8-amino-7-oxononanoate synthase, producing MKGFESALKDLEERGLFRKLICLDSSHGSKVIIDGEPFINFASNDYLNLSSHPEVVNALVDAVRVYGFGSGSSRLLSGTYLPHKRLEERIARFKGTEAALLFNTGYAANTGIIPAITNSDYVIFSDELNHASIIDGIRLSKAEVKIYRHKDISHLESLLSESAAENKIAKRLIVTDSVFSMDGDIAPLKDISNLSKKYDAMLMVDDAHATGVLGKNGKGGLEHFGIDNDEIIQMGTLSKAFGCFGAFVAGPQELIDYLINTARSFIFSTSLPPALAEAAITAIHIVHSDSRNLRARLLNNSDRLRKGLEGIGFKTLGSETPIIPILTGEIKDTLEISEELYKNKILALPVRPPTVPEGRCRIRFSVTAGHEEGNIVHLVKTLGAIRNKAGL from the coding sequence ATGAAGGGATTTGAGAGCGCGCTGAAGGATCTTGAAGAGAGGGGACTATTCAGGAAACTCATCTGTCTGGATTCATCTCACGGCTCAAAGGTCATAATAGACGGAGAGCCGTTCATCAACTTCGCATCTAATGATTACCTGAATTTATCCAGTCATCCTGAAGTGGTCAACGCTCTTGTTGATGCTGTCAGGGTATATGGTTTCGGCTCAGGTTCGTCGCGCCTCCTTTCCGGCACTTATCTCCCGCACAAAAGGCTTGAAGAACGTATCGCCCGGTTTAAGGGAACAGAGGCTGCGCTTCTCTTTAACACGGGTTATGCGGCAAATACAGGGATCATTCCTGCGATAACGAATTCAGATTATGTGATATTCAGTGACGAGCTTAATCATGCAAGCATAATAGACGGGATAAGGCTCTCGAAGGCTGAGGTGAAGATATACAGGCACAAGGACATTAGCCATCTTGAAAGCCTATTAAGTGAATCTGCTGCGGAGAATAAGATCGCTAAACGATTGATCGTCACTGATTCAGTATTCAGCATGGATGGAGATATCGCTCCTTTAAAGGATATCTCAAATCTGAGCAAAAAGTATGACGCAATGCTGATGGTCGATGATGCCCACGCTACCGGAGTTCTTGGAAAGAACGGGAAGGGCGGGCTCGAGCATTTTGGTATTGATAATGATGAGATAATTCAGATGGGCACGCTCAGCAAGGCGTTCGGATGTTTCGGTGCCTTTGTAGCAGGCCCTCAGGAACTGATAGATTACCTTATCAACACAGCAAGGAGTTTTATCTTCTCAACGTCACTTCCTCCTGCACTTGCCGAAGCAGCTATAACAGCTATTCATATTGTCCATTCTGACTCACGGAATCTAAGGGCGAGGCTGTTAAACAATTCAGACAGGCTAAGGAAAGGGCTTGAAGGAATAGGGTTTAAAACACTCGGCTCTGAAACCCCGATAATTCCGATCCTTACAGGAGAGATAAAAGATACACTTGAGATATCAGAGGAGCTTTATAAAAATAAAATATTAGCACTTCCGGTAAGGCCGCCTACGGTTCCTGAAGGAAGGTGCAGGATCAGGTTCTCTGTTACAGCAGGGCATGAAGAAGGTAATATTGTGCATTTGGTCAAGACACTTGGAGCAATACGGAACAAAGCAGGGTTATGA
- a CDS encoding radical SAM protein: MIKINEIFKSIQGESTYAGLPCTFVRLSGCNLKCAYCDTNYARYDGKELSDNEIISKIEEYGAKLVEFTGGEPLLQADTPPLIKTLLDKGYTVLIETNGSICIGCLDDRLRIIMDVKTPGSGMSKRINYKNFLLLKKTDELKFVILDEADYIWARDFIAEHNLLDKFQNILFSPAYGMLEPKALVSWILKDKLSVRFQLQLHKYIWAHDEHEGI, from the coding sequence ATGATAAAAATTAATGAAATATTCAAAAGTATCCAGGGAGAATCCACATATGCCGGGCTTCCCTGCACATTTGTCAGGCTTTCAGGCTGCAACCTCAAGTGCGCCTACTGTGACACAAATTACGCGCGTTATGACGGGAAAGAGCTTTCTGATAACGAGATAATCTCCAAGATAGAGGAGTACGGGGCGAAGCTTGTTGAGTTTACCGGAGGGGAACCGCTGCTTCAGGCTGATACTCCGCCGCTTATAAAGACGCTTTTGGATAAAGGCTATACCGTTCTTATTGAAACAAACGGTTCCATATGTATCGGATGCCTCGACGACAGGCTTAGAATAATCATGGATGTCAAAACTCCCGGAAGCGGCATGAGCAAGAGGATAAACTACAAGAATTTCCTGCTCCTGAAAAAGACCGATGAACTGAAGTTTGTCATTCTTGATGAAGCCGATTATATCTGGGCAAGGGATTTCATTGCTGAGCATAACCTGCTTGATAAATTTCAGAACATACTCTTTTCCCCGGCATACGGAATGCTTGAACCAAAGGCGCTGGTATCCTGGATATTAAAGGATAAACTTTCAGTAAGATTCCAGCTTCAGCTCCATAAATACATATGGGCTCACGATGAGCATGAAGGGATTTGA
- a CDS encoding nodulation protein NfeD, whose translation MARRFYLTFLALAAIFLFPAITSADVMVIKAEGVVNPVMSEFITKSIDDAGESSSPLVIQLDTPGGLDTSMRSIVQKIKASEVPIVVYVSPGGARAASAGVFITLSAHIAAMATSTNIGAAHPVSVGEKMDETTSKKAENDAAAYIKSIAESRGRNAEWAEKAVRESVSITENDALQSNVIDLIAPDLQTLLNNINGRKVTTSKGETVIKTAGQLITYKERSSRMRILDFISDPSVAYILMMLGFYGIFFEMTNPGALFPGVFGSISLILAFYSFQTLPVNYAGVLLILLAVILFILEIKIISYGILTIGGVISMLIGSIMLFDSTQPFFRLSLKVILPAVIITVLFFTLTASLAFKAHRRKPATGKEELIESEGEARTDIHETGTVFIHGELWNAWSDEPIKKGERVIVDAVENLKLKVHLKTNNS comes from the coding sequence ATGGCCAGAAGATTTTATCTTACATTCCTTGCACTTGCGGCAATATTTCTTTTCCCTGCCATAACATCCGCTGATGTGATGGTGATCAAGGCAGAAGGTGTTGTAAACCCGGTTATGTCGGAGTTTATAACAAAAAGCATTGATGATGCAGGCGAGTCATCCAGCCCTCTTGTAATACAGCTTGATACGCCAGGCGGGCTTGATACCTCAATGAGATCAATAGTCCAGAAGATCAAAGCCAGTGAGGTTCCGATAGTTGTGTATGTTTCTCCGGGCGGCGCGCGCGCCGCCTCGGCAGGTGTATTCATAACCCTTTCCGCTCATATCGCGGCAATGGCAACAAGCACCAATATAGGCGCTGCCCATCCTGTAAGTGTCGGCGAAAAGATGGATGAGACAACATCAAAGAAGGCAGAGAACGATGCAGCGGCTTACATAAAATCGATAGCTGAAAGCAGAGGGAGAAACGCGGAATGGGCGGAAAAAGCGGTAAGAGAGAGCGTCTCTATAACAGAGAACGACGCGCTCCAATCCAACGTCATTGATCTTATCGCGCCTGATCTTCAAACCCTGCTGAATAATATTAACGGCAGAAAGGTAACTACATCAAAAGGTGAAACCGTCATTAAAACTGCCGGCCAACTGATCACATATAAAGAGAGAAGTTCGAGGATGAGGATACTGGACTTTATAAGCGACCCAAGCGTGGCTTACATACTTATGATGCTGGGATTCTACGGCATATTCTTTGAGATGACAAACCCCGGCGCCCTGTTCCCGGGTGTATTCGGATCGATCTCTCTGATACTCGCATTCTACTCTTTCCAGACACTGCCTGTTAATTACGCAGGGGTATTACTTATCCTCCTCGCTGTCATCCTCTTTATTCTTGAGATAAAGATCATCTCTTATGGCATACTTACTATCGGAGGCGTTATCTCAATGTTAATAGGCTCAATAATGCTTTTTGATTCAACACAGCCCTTCTTCAGGCTTTCATTAAAGGTCATTCTGCCTGCTGTGATTATTACCGTTCTCTTTTTCACACTGACAGCCTCTCTCGCTTTCAAGGCTCACAGAAGAAAGCCGGCAACAGGCAAGGAAGAATTGATAGAGAGCGAAGGAGAGGCAAGGACTGACATACATGAAACAGGAACGGTATTTATCCATGGTGAATTATGGAACGCATGGAGCGATGAACCGATAAAGAAAGGTGAAAGAGTTATCGTAGATGCGGTAGAGAATCTGAAATTAAAGGTACACTTAAAAACAAATAATTCATAG
- a CDS encoding slipin family protein, whose product MFQLPMGLIAGLVLIVYFLSSAIRILREYERGVVFRLGRIIPVKGPGLIILWPLLDKLVRVDLRTVTFDVPAQDIITKDNISVKVNAVVYFRVIDPTKAITAVEDFHYATSQISQTTLRSVLGQSSLDDLLAKRDELNAELQKIIDEQTEPWGIKVSIVEVKNVDLPMEMQRAIAKQAEAERERRAKVIHAEGEFQASQKLADAAHIISSQPTALQLRFLQTLTEIATEKNSTIVLPIPLDLIEPFLKRIKKEVE is encoded by the coding sequence ATGTTTCAGCTTCCAATGGGATTAATAGCGGGCCTGGTTTTAATAGTCTATTTTTTATCAAGTGCGATACGCATACTTCGGGAATACGAGAGAGGTGTCGTATTCAGGCTCGGCAGGATCATCCCTGTAAAAGGGCCCGGCCTGATCATCCTATGGCCTTTACTTGATAAGCTTGTCAGGGTAGACCTTCGTACAGTTACATTTGACGTGCCTGCGCAGGATATCATAACTAAAGACAACATATCCGTTAAGGTCAATGCCGTTGTCTACTTCAGGGTCATTGACCCGACAAAGGCTATCACAGCTGTTGAAGATTTCCATTATGCGACATCACAGATATCACAGACAACCTTGAGAAGCGTGCTTGGGCAGAGCTCACTTGACGACCTGCTCGCAAAAAGAGACGAACTGAATGCCGAGCTGCAGAAGATAATTGACGAACAGACCGAGCCATGGGGCATTAAGGTCTCTATCGTGGAAGTGAAGAATGTTGACCTGCCTATGGAGATGCAGAGGGCCATTGCAAAGCAGGCCGAAGCTGAGAGAGAACGCAGGGCGAAGGTCATCCACGCAGAAGGTGAATTCCAAGCATCTCAAAAACTCGCTGATGCCGCGCATATAATCTCATCTCAACCGACAGCGTTGCAGTTAAGATTTCTCCAGACACTGACCGAGATAGCGACTGAGAAGAACTCAACTATAGTGCTGCCTATTCCTTTAGATCTGATAGAGCCTTTTTTAAAGAGAATAAAAAAAGAGGTTGAGTAA
- a CDS encoding PGPGW domain-containing protein — translation MKHLVIRTYKQARRVVMVVVGFTVVLLGIIMLVTPGPGLVAIVAGLAMLGTEFLWARRLLKRFGDGANNIKNSVFNNKKKV, via the coding sequence ATGAAACATCTCGTCATCAGAACATACAAACAGGCAAGACGCGTCGTCATGGTCGTGGTCGGTTTTACCGTAGTCCTTCTTGGAATCATAATGCTTGTGACACCTGGGCCCGGCCTCGTCGCCATAGTAGCGGGCCTTGCAATGCTGGGCACTGAGTTTCTATGGGCAAGAAGATTACTCAAAAGATTCGGCGACGGAGCAAATAATATCAAGAACTCGGTCTTTAATAATAAGAAGAAGGTTTAA
- a CDS encoding DUF4424 family protein — MGNARIKTRPSTQNNDDIRMINILRPTKNHSGLSLVITLLLLLNIFHPTNSSFANDTVAEITPNGLQFKTEENISIEREDLYISLNKIEVSYIFKNHSDKDITVEVAFPIPPYWGLEVANIPYSHYPLNFSDFIAEADGKKIDYKKEVRAFSNGNNKVDVTDFPLLLEIGVLFQQLPELFIMRTQMPLARKTACRVFCIFPFPCA; from the coding sequence ATGGGAAATGCAAGAATCAAAACACGACCCAGCACTCAGAACAATGATGATATTAGGATGATAAATATTTTAAGACCGACAAAAAATCATAGTGGTTTATCACTTGTGATTACCTTATTGCTCCTACTTAATATTTTTCATCCTACAAATTCTTCCTTTGCTAATGATACGGTAGCTGAAATCACGCCAAACGGCCTTCAGTTTAAAACAGAAGAAAATATTTCTATTGAACGGGAAGACCTTTACATTAGCCTTAATAAAATTGAGGTCTCTTATATATTTAAAAATCATTCAGACAAAGATATTACTGTCGAGGTAGCGTTCCCTATCCCCCCATACTGGGGACTTGAAGTTGCAAATATTCCCTATAGTCATTATCCGCTTAATTTTAGTGATTTTATTGCCGAAGCAGATGGCAAAAAGATTGATTACAAAAAAGAAGTTCGTGCATTTTCAAATGGTAACAACAAGGTAGATGTTACTGATTTCCCTCTCCTCCTTGAGATTGGCGTTCTCTTTCAGCAGCTTCCTGAACTCTTCATCATGAGGACTCAGATGCCCCTTGCCAGGAAAACTGCCTGCAGGGTCTTCTGTATATTTCCGTTTCCATGTGCGTAA
- a CDS encoding DUF4424 family protein — protein sequence MCVTDYAIMSLCFDNELTKASPTRFESHIKNFVPEKDLKIYFISGDFIP from the coding sequence ATGTGCGTAACAGATTATGCGATTATGAGTTTATGTTTCGACAATGAACTTACTAAAGCAAGCCCAACTCGTTTTGAGTCACATATAAAAAACTTCGTGCCAGAGAAAGATTTAAAGATTTATTTTATTTCTGGAGATTTTATCCCTTAA
- a CDS encoding CPBP family intramembrane metalloprotease, with the protein MIEDGTNRKTSLYILTLVLLASPFYLNDFASIYIKDWRLWLFIDYAGVKLYPFLVTFWLISNKKMQASEFGLTTQSVPSFIMVFLIVALAGTVIDQNGYQLIESIPGYLPLGGMPAITSPAWDWIDLTLGLLMVGIFEELIFRGFMHTFISRYTENSFAIVAISSAAFGLIHWSLGLHAVVITSIIGAVFMTAYLTTRSLPAIMLAHFAINFIDFAGVIPNAVFKFV; encoded by the coding sequence ATGATAGAAGATGGAACAAACAGAAAAACCTCGCTTTACATCCTAACTTTAGTCTTATTGGCCAGTCCGTTTTATCTGAACGATTTCGCGAGTATCTATATTAAAGACTGGCGCCTCTGGTTGTTTATCGACTATGCCGGAGTAAAGCTTTATCCCTTCCTTGTCACGTTTTGGTTGATCTCCAATAAGAAAATGCAGGCCTCGGAGTTCGGGTTGACAACTCAATCAGTGCCGTCATTCATAATGGTATTTCTGATCGTGGCACTCGCCGGTACCGTGATCGATCAAAACGGATATCAGTTAATAGAGAGCATCCCCGGTTACTTGCCGCTCGGCGGTATGCCTGCGATCACGAGCCCTGCCTGGGATTGGATAGACCTTACGCTTGGGCTGTTAATGGTTGGGATATTTGAAGAACTCATCTTCCGCGGTTTTATGCACACCTTCATCAGCAGGTACACAGAGAATTCGTTTGCTATAGTCGCAATCTCATCAGCTGCTTTCGGCCTCATCCACTGGAGCCTCGGCCTGCACGCCGTAGTTATCACGTCAATCATCGGCGCGGTCTTCATGACGGCATATCTGACAACGCGGTCGCTACCGGCAATTATGTTAGCCCACTTCGCCATCAACTTCATCGACTTTGCCGGAGTTATTCCTAATGCGGTATTTAAATTTGTTTAA